A region from the Cyprinus carpio isolate SPL01 chromosome A8, ASM1834038v1, whole genome shotgun sequence genome encodes:
- the LOC109084809 gene encoding centrosomal protein of 120 kDa isoform X1 codes for MASKPEQLLIVVSVLEGRQFPRSPRHTLVVEARFDGETLATDPVEHREQPQFCTELAWELDRRTLHQHRLQRTPIKLQCYSVDSGTSARECVGYIVLDLRSLQEIKQAPKWHPLLSSKYTKLKPALLISMILENDTKPSAEQFKAKKAPPRPGSPALVPLDSEKLRPVLNEEEGFHQIGPEDVCVDMFVLSVTVAFATKLEQLISSSTKLSSEGSEFFFYYTLLGNDVTSEPFQNLLSPNFEPERASVRIRSSERFLRLFLSQQPCLQIHLCCGNQSLGSTDVSLAGLMKSSADLSKRPATIEGAFILQPPKRVKPGLQCVPPDLQPTVSVSVTLRAEDIRNQLEVPIENGPKTPVKKGPVPATHHERPSEEPRALRSPSPHRCLRSPDASPEHQHSESEAESLCSDIRQAPPTVHERQAPPTAHERQAPPTAHERQAPPTAHERQAPPTAHERQAPPTAHDDSEADAGDSSVSVSAPKISIPASAHHYCFSLDLRSVRDLRTSFPVNCVLRYAYQFFGSAAPIMTSPAVEVKKNTEVFLPQSYCAFDFAALPNQLQDTFLRVPLVVEMWHREPSSGDVLLGSVSIHLSRLLSSEKTRFLDPSGLQHWRQSCSERIPIVKADGSERLAELSYVSVLEDLGFVKAQDVLVSESSQGPPPALAAPPQGPKGAEPLTRPRETPEYKAALELEMWKEMQEDLFDNQLKQKELSHMQALAEEWRKRDLQREALIKKKEMEYNVLEEQLQKTLSDLEKREKALAHAEMETQRLQRELRSEHEFSLRELQDSGRRLREDCTHQVELERSKVRQLEDQLAQQRQQIQEAENKYKQLEKEFLQYRDQQNVRPEVRLQSEINLLTLEKVELERKLESATKSKLHYKQQWGRALKELARFKQREQENAMTRLKKQQQELEHMRLRYLAAEEKEAVQSEKHELQDIRNELNRLKPQEEPRSWTDTAHACASESADEHVTRLLEERDTLLRTGVYTHDDRIISELDRQIQQAMSRRNT; via the exons ATGGCTTCAAAACCAGAGCAGCTGCTGATTGTTGTTTCTGTTCTCGAAG GCCGTCAGTTTCCTAGGAGTCCGCGGCACACACTGGTCGTCGAGGCTCGCTTTGACGGAGAGACTTTGGCCACAGACCCGGTCGAACACAGAGAACAGCCGCAGTTCTGCACTGAACTGGCCTGGGAGCTGGACCGCAGGACGCTGCATCAGCACCG ACTCCAGAGGACCCCCATCAAACTGCAGTGTTACTCCGTCGACTCCGGCACGTCTGCGAGGGAGTGTGTGGGATATATCGTCCTCGATCTCAGATCACTGCAAGAGATCAAGCAG GCTCCTAAATGGCATCCTTTACTCAGTAGCAAGTACACGAAACTGAAGCCTGCTCTTCTGATCAGCATGATCTTAGAGAACGACACCAAACCATCAGCTGAGCAGTTCAAGGCAAAGAAAGCTCCACCGAGGCCAG GCTCTCCGGCGCTGGTTCCTCTGGACTCTGAGAAACTCAGGCCGGTTCTGAACGAGGAAGAAGGTTTTCATCAGATCGGACCTGAAGATGTCTGCGTGGACATGTTTGTGCTGTCGGTGACGGTTGCGTTTGCTACTAAACTGGAGCAG TTGATCTCCAGCTCCACCAAGCTGTCCAGCGAGGGCTCAGAGTTCTTCTTCTATTACACTCTGTTGGGGAACGACGTCACCAGCGAACCTTTCCAGAACCTCCTCAGTCCGAACTTTGAGCCGGAGCGAGCGTCCGTCCGCATCCGCAGCAGTGAGCGCTTCCTGCGGCTCTTCCTCAGCCAGCAGCCCTGCCTCCAG ATCCATCTCTGCTGTGGAAACCAGTCTCTGGGCAGCACTGACGTCAGTCTGGCCGGGTTAATGAAGAGCAGCGCTGATCTCAGTAAGCGTCCCGCCACTATAGAGGGCGCTTTCATCCTGCAGCCTCCGAAGCGTGTGAAGCCCGGGCTGCAGTGTGTCCCGCCGGACCTCCAGCCCACTGTGAGCGTGTCTGTGACGCTGAGAGCCGAAGACATCAGGAATCAG CTGGAAGTACCCATTGAGAATGGACCTAAAACGCCGGTGAAGAAAGGCCCGGTTCCAGCCACCCATCATGAACGTCCCTCAGAGGAGCCCAGAGCCCTTAGGAGCCCATCACCACACCGGTGTCTCCGGTCTCCAGACGCTTCTCCTGAGCACCAGCATTCGGAGAGCGAGGCCGAGAGTCTGTGCAGTGACATCAGACAGGCCCCGCCCACAGTGCACGAGAGACAGGCCCCGCCCACAGCGCACGAGAGACAGGCCCCGCCCACAGCGCACGAGAGACAGGCCCCGCCCACAGCGCACGAGAGACAGGCACCACCCACAGCGCACGAGAGACAGGCCCCGCCCACAGCGCATG ATGATTCTGAAGCTGATGCTGGAGACTCGTCCGTCTCTGTTTCTGCTCCGAAGATCTCCATCCCTGCGTCCGCACATCACTACTGCTTCTCCCTGGACCTGCGCAGCGTCCGAGACCTCCGGACCAGCTTCCCTGTTAACTGCGTCCTCCG ATACGCTTACCAGTTCTTCGGCAGCGCGGCTCCCATCATGACCAGTCCAGCGGTGGAGGTGAAGAAGAACACGGAGGTGTTCCTGCCGCAGTCGTACTGCGCCTTTGATTTCGCCGCTTTACCCAATCAACTTCAGGACACTTTCCTCAG ggttcCTCTGGTGGTGGAGATGTGGCACAGAGAGCCGAGCTCTGGAGATGTTCTGCTGGGTTCTGTCAGCATTCATCTGTCCCGTCTCCTCAGCTCCGAGAAAACACGCTTCCTCGACCCGTCTGGTCTTCAGCACTGGAGACAGAGCTGTTCTGAGAGGATCCCCATCGTGAAAGCAGACGG GTCTGAGAGGTTGGCTGAACTCAGTTATGTGAGCGTTCTTGAAGATCTGGGGTTTGTGAAAGCTCAAGACGTCCTCGTCTCTGAATCGTCACAG GGGCCGCCGCCAGCTCTGGCTGCTCCTCCTCAGGGCCCCAAGGGGGCGGAGCCTCTCACTCGACCTCGAGAGACCCCGGAGTACAAGGCagcgctggagctggagatgtggaAGGAGATGCAGGAGGATCTGTTCGACAATCAG CTGAAGCAGAAGGAGTTGAGTCACATGCAGGCGCTGGCAGAGGAGTGGAGGAAGAGAGATCTCCAGCGGGAGGCGCTCATCAAGAAGAAg GAGATGGAGTATAATGTTCTGGAGGAGCAGCTGCAGAAGACTCTGTCTGATCTGGAGAAGCGAGAGAAGGCTCTGGCTCACGCTGAGATGGAG ACGCAGAGGCTGCAGCGAGAGCTCCGCTCCGAGCACGAGTTCAGCCTGCGAGAGCTGCAAGACAGCGGCCGGCGCCTGCGCGAGGACTGCACTCACCAGGTGGAGCtggagaggtcaaaggtcaggcaGCTCGAGGATCAACTGGCTCAGCAGCGACAGCAG ATACAAGAGGCTGAGAACAAATACAAGCAGCTGGAGAAGGAGTTCCTGCAGTACCGGGATCAGCAGAACGTCCGGCCCGAGGTCCGTCTGCAGTCAGAGATCAACCTGCTGACCCTGGAGAAG GTGGAACTGGAGCGTAAACTGGAGTCTGCAACTAAATCCAAACTGCATTACAAGCAGCAGTGGGGACGAGCCCTGAAGGAGCTGGCCAGGTTTAAACAG cgcGAGCAGGAGAATGCCATGACACGTCTGAAGAAGCAGCAGCAGGAGCTGGAGCACATGAGGTTACGATACCTGGCCGCTGAAGAGAAGGAAGCCGTCCAGAGCGAGAAACACGAGCTTCAGGACATCCGTAACGAGCTGAACCG GCTGAAGCCACAGGAGGAGCCGCGCAGCTGGACGGACACTGCACACGCGTGTGCGAGCGAGAGCGCCGATGAACACGTGACACGTCTGCTGGAGGAGAGAGACACGCTGCTGCGCACCGGCGTCTACACGCATGACGACAGGATCATCTCTGAGCTGGACCGACAGATCCAGCAGGCCATGAGCCGCAGGAACACGTGA